One genomic region from Candidatus Zixiibacteriota bacterium encodes:
- the pyrR gene encoding bifunctional pyr operon transcriptional regulator/uracil phosphoribosyltransferase PyrR has product MTREKIEEVLDEKGIARAITRISHEILEKNGGAESLVIIGILSRGADIAKRIADRIREIEDRDIPVGLMDINLYRDDTHFKLDQPVIQRTEILFDVAGRNLILVDDVLFTGRTIRAALDQIIDFGRPKSIQLAVLIDRGHRELPIRPDFVGKNIPTAADDRVLVRLNETDGREGVFVVKGGMKKPVPEIVASKKRRAKGGKK; this is encoded by the coding sequence GTGACCAGGGAAAAGATAGAAGAAGTCCTTGATGAAAAGGGGATTGCGCGCGCCATAACGCGGATCTCGCACGAAATCCTCGAAAAAAACGGCGGCGCGGAATCGCTGGTGATAATCGGAATTTTGAGTCGCGGCGCCGATATCGCTAAACGAATCGCGGATAGAATTCGTGAAATTGAAGACCGCGATATCCCGGTTGGTCTGATGGATATCAATCTCTATCGCGATGATACCCATTTCAAACTGGACCAGCCCGTCATACAGAGAACTGAGATTTTGTTCGATGTGGCGGGGCGGAATCTGATACTGGTTGATGATGTTCTGTTCACGGGACGAACCATCCGGGCGGCGCTGGACCAGATAATCGATTTTGGGAGACCGAAATCAATTCAACTGGCGGTCCTGATAGACCGGGGGCATCGGGAACTGCCTATCAGACCGGATTTTGTAGGAAAGAATATTCCGACTGCGGCCGATGACCGCGTGCTGGTGCGGCTAAATGAAACCGACGGACGGGAAGGGGTTTTTGTGGTGAAAGGCGGCATGAAAAAGCCGGTTCCGGAAATTGTGGCCTCGAAAAAACGCCGGGCGAAAGGGGGAAAGAAATAA
- a CDS encoding aspartate carbamoyltransferase catalytic subunit, which produces MQLKSRHLLGLEGMTEEEITLILDTAESFREIIERPIKKVPTLRGITVLNLFYEPSTRTRISFELAEKRLSADSISFTPATSSVKKGETLKDTVRNIEAMKIDMVVVRHSSTGVPYFLTQCIQSNVINAGDGSHEHPTQALLDMFTIRRKYGRLKDLRVVLVGDIKHSRVVRSNIWGLKAMGASVAVCGPTTLLPVEIEKFGVDVYQNLDKAIEGADVVNIMRIQLERQQAGLFPSQREYTNLFGMTRERLALLNKNYTIMHPGPMNRGVEITNEVADGDASVILEQVTNGQAVRMAVLYLLSGKKAEEE; this is translated from the coding sequence ATGCAGCTTAAATCGCGTCATCTGTTGGGGCTGGAGGGAATGACCGAGGAAGAGATCACCCTGATTCTGGATACGGCAGAATCTTTCCGAGAAATTATTGAGCGGCCTATCAAGAAAGTGCCGACACTGCGAGGCATAACGGTTCTGAACCTCTTCTATGAACCATCCACTCGTACGCGGATATCGTTCGAACTGGCCGAAAAGCGGCTCTCGGCCGACAGCATCAGTTTTACGCCGGCGACCTCTTCGGTGAAAAAAGGGGAGACTCTTAAAGATACCGTGCGCAATATTGAAGCGATGAAGATAGATATGGTGGTGGTGCGGCACTCCTCCACCGGCGTGCCGTACTTTTTGACACAATGCATCCAATCAAATGTGATAAACGCCGGGGATGGCTCGCATGAGCACCCCACTCAGGCGCTTCTGGACATGTTCACCATCCGGAGAAAATACGGGCGCCTCAAAGACCTGCGGGTTGTGCTGGTGGGAGATATCAAACACTCCCGGGTGGTCCGTTCCAATATCTGGGGATTAAAAGCGATGGGAGCATCGGTGGCGGTCTGCGGTCCGACCACATTGCTTCCCGTCGAAATCGAAAAGTTCGGAGTTGATGTCTATCAGAATCTGGATAAAGCGATTGAAGGCGCCGATGTGGTCAATATCATGAGAATTCAGCTGGAGCGGCAGCAGGCCGGGCTCTTTCCCTCACAGAGAGAATATACCAACCTGTTCGGAATGACACGGGAACGTCTGGCGCTTCTGAACAAAAATTACACCATAATGCATCCGGGTCCAATGAACCGGGGAGTAGAGATTACCAATGAAGTCGCCGATGGCGATGCTTCCGTAATACTGGAGCAGGTTACTAACGGGCAGGCGGTGCGGATGGCGGTCCTGTATCTTTTGTCCGGCAAGAAAGCCGAGGAGGAATAG
- a CDS encoding dihydroorotase, producing the protein MKISEFDLVIKNGLVIDPAIGFGNEADIFIKEGKIARVGKDGLTKKESAGIPSDRIIDASGKLVVPGLIDMHVHLREPGREDEETIITGCQAAAAGGFTSVCCMPNTTPTIDNQETVKFVLSRAEMADANVHVVGAITKGIKGEELAEIGDLVNAGAVAISDDGNYLQNPELMRRALEYTKMFDIPIISHAEDRYLSASGVMNESYQSTRLGLKGSPAVAEEIAVLRDIRLCAFTGGRVHIAHISTAGAVRAVRLAKAEGINVTAEATPHHFSLTDDEIGKEFNTNLRVNPPVRTQRDVEAVIEGLIDGTIDCISSDHAPHAEEEKDVEFDQAPPGMIGLETTLGLVKTRLIDKGYLSWADALSKMTINPARILKLPGGRLEIGKKADITVIDPEKKWTVKKENFRSKSKNSPYIGWKLSGKVEYTILGGRLVYKPK; encoded by the coding sequence ATGAAGATATCGGAATTTGACCTGGTCATCAAAAACGGGTTGGTTATCGACCCGGCTATCGGTTTCGGCAACGAGGCGGATATCTTTATCAAAGAAGGCAAGATTGCCAGAGTCGGAAAAGATGGGCTCACCAAAAAAGAATCTGCCGGTATTCCGTCGGACAGAATCATTGATGCCTCCGGAAAACTGGTTGTGCCCGGATTGATTGATATGCATGTCCATCTGCGGGAACCGGGGCGGGAAGACGAAGAAACCATTATCACCGGTTGCCAGGCCGCTGCCGCCGGAGGTTTTACCTCGGTCTGCTGCATGCCCAATACCACGCCGACCATCGACAATCAGGAGACGGTCAAGTTCGTGCTCTCGCGAGCGGAGATGGCGGACGCCAATGTCCATGTGGTGGGAGCGATTACTAAAGGAATCAAAGGGGAAGAACTGGCCGAAATTGGAGACCTGGTAAATGCCGGAGCCGTGGCGATTTCAGATGATGGCAATTATCTGCAGAATCCGGAATTGATGCGCCGCGCCCTCGAATATACCAAAATGTTTGATATACCCATTATATCCCATGCGGAAGACCGCTATCTGAGCGCCTCAGGTGTGATGAATGAATCTTATCAGTCTACCCGGCTGGGCTTGAAAGGAAGTCCCGCGGTCGCCGAAGAGATAGCGGTGCTCCGCGATATCCGTCTTTGCGCCTTCACCGGAGGACGGGTTCATATCGCGCATATTTCCACCGCCGGCGCGGTGCGAGCGGTGCGGCTGGCTAAAGCCGAAGGAATCAATGTAACCGCTGAAGCAACACCGCATCACTTTTCGCTGACCGATGATGAAATCGGCAAGGAATTCAATACCAACCTCCGAGTCAATCCCCCTGTCAGAACGCAAAGGGATGTCGAGGCCGTTATAGAAGGATTGATTGATGGTACCATCGATTGTATCAGCTCCGACCATGCGCCGCACGCCGAAGAGGAAAAGGATGTCGAGTTCGACCAGGCGCCGCCAGGAATGATAGGACTGGAAACCACCCTCGGTCTGGTAAAAACCAGATTGATTGACAAAGGGTATCTATCCTGGGCTGATGCCTTAAGCAAAATGACCATTAATCCGGCGCGAATCCTGAAACTTCCCGGCGGCAGACTGGAAATTGGAAAGAAAGCGGATATCACCGTCATTGACCCGGAGAAGAAATGGACTGTGAAAAAAGAGAATTTCCGCTCCAAGTCGAAAAATTCGCCCTATATCGGATGGAAACTGAGCGGTAAAGTGGAATATACGATATTGGGGGGGCGATTGGTATATAAGCCAAAGTGA